TGGTTGTAAGTGAGGAAGTGAAAGATTTTGTTATTAAGCTAATAGGAATTGATAATATACCCTGGCATGTTTTGTGTGTATTTTGGAGAGATTCTAAAcctgaaatattttaatcctttctcattgttgttttttttttttttttttggtttccaCAGCAAATGTTAAAGGATTAGTAACTAAAGGGAAGTTGACACAGGATAAGGCACAGCAAGCTCTCTCATTGCTTAAAGGTAGTTTGGACTACTCAGACTTCAAAGATGTGGATATGGTCATTGAGGTGAGGATTTTAAAATTCTAGAtgtcttcatttctttttcccttttggtttcatgtatTGGGATTATTAACATTCGTCATTATGTTAGACATGAATTCTTGTGTTCATCTTTACTATCCACTTTTTTTGGCCAGAACGTCCATTGTCTATAACATTTTGTGTTAATGGAATTGTAAGATCAACATTTAATTACTCggatttcaattaaaaattcatttgatACAGTTATTCTTTTTTTGCAGGCTGTGATTGAGAATGTTCctctcaaacaaaaaattttcGGTGAACTCGAGAAAGTATGCCCTTCTCACTGCATTTTGGCTACAAACACATCCACTATTGACCTCAATGTAGTAGGAGAAAAGACCAGCTCTCATGATCGCATTGTGGGGGCTCATTTTTTCAGGTTATTTGATGCATTCCGAAGAATAGACATCTTCATAACTCAAAGAAACATGCTTCTTTGCCACAATATGCATTTTGTTAttattgtggaatgcttttttctctctctctctctttttttttttccttcgtACTTCATACTTTCGTTGACATCGCTCTTTTATGGCCAGTCCTGCTCATGTGATGCCTCTTCTTGAAATTGTACGAACAGAGAAGACTTCTGCACAAGTAATTCTTGATCTTTTGATGGTcggaaaaataataaagaaagttCCTGTTGTGGTTGGTAACTGCACGGGATTTGCAGTAAATCGAGCATTCTTTCCCTATACACAAGGTGCACATATATTGGTCAATTCAGGAGTGGATGTATTCAGAATTGACAGGGTCATCAGCAATTTTGGTTTCCCTATTGGTCCATTCCAGTAACTTTCTTCCCTTGCACTACACTCAACTTTTTTCATATAGAAAAATATACTTTGGCATTTCTGTGAATTAGAACTGCATTGTTTGACTCTTGACGTGCAGGCTTCAGGACTTGGCTGGCTATGGAGTAGCCCTTGCAGTTGGAAAGGAATTTGCTACTGCTTTCCCAGATCGCACATTTAGATCTCCATTGGTTGAGATCTTGATCAAACATGGACGAAACGGTAGTGTAGAGCTTTGCAATGTTGTTAGACGTCTAGGGGTATTATAATGCTTTTACATGTTctttattgcattttttttcttttggaattcTAGGTAAAAACAATGGGAAGGGATATTACATTTATGAAAAGGGAAGCAAGCCAAAACCTGATCTTTCTGTGCTACCAATTATTGAGGAATCTAGACGAGTTACCAATATTATGCCTGGTGGCAAGGTACTTTTGCTTTAGATAAGATAGTAGACACTAATTTGTGCACAACAATGCTTTAATTGGAACTACGTTGTCTTGATGTTGTTGCTTTTCATAATGCATGCTTTATGCGATATTCATGCTAATTGTGTTTGCTGGACAATGGCTGGCAGCCTTTATCCGTTACAGACCAAGAAATTCTTGAGATGATACTCTTCCCTGTGGTGAATGAGGCATGTCGTATTCTGGATGAAGGAATAGTTGTTCGAGCATCGGACCTTGACATTGCATCTGTTCTTGGGATGAGTTTCCCATCTTACCGGTGAGTTGCATTTTGACCCTCGTATCTGCTTGAACTTTGCTTTTGAATTGGCTGTAGCTCAGTCATTTGGGCGTGtgtaattcaaaaaatatgGTCCTTTGGTTGAcagtaattattttatttgtttcttt
Above is a genomic segment from Prunus dulcis chromosome 7, ALMONDv2, whole genome shotgun sequence containing:
- the LOC117634291 gene encoding peroxisomal fatty acid beta-oxidation multifunctional protein AIM1 isoform X2, which produces MEEGFLVGLISMFSRRFTSLGMFHLCPMSLLNFWLTNLKLSKSIMSEEGKKLGLINAIVPSQELLKVSRLWALDIAERRKPWLRSLHRTDKLGSLSEAREILKVARQQARKTAPNMPQHQACLDVIEDGIVHGGYSGVLKEAKIFKELVLSDTSKGLVHVFFAQRATSKVPNITDVGLKPRHVKKVAVIGGGLMGSGIATALLLSNIYVVLKEVNSEYLQKGIKTIEANVKGLVTKGKLTQDKAQQALSLLKGSLDYSDFKDVDMVIEAVIENVPLKQKIFGELEKVCPSHCILATNTSTIDLNVVGEKTSSHDRIVGAHFFSPAHVMPLLEIVRTEKTSAQVILDLLMVGKIIKKVPVVVGNCTGFAVNRAFFPYTQGAHILVNSGVDVFRIDRVISNFGFPIGPFQLQDLAGYGVALAVGKEFATAFPDRTFRSPLVEILIKHGRNGKNNGKGYYIYEKGSKPKPDLSVLPIIEESRRVTNIMPGGKPLSVTDQEILEMILFPVVNEACRILDEGIVVRASDLDIASVLGMSFPSYRGGIIFWADLVGPKHIYDSLKKWSGVYGNFYRPSRFLEERAMKGVPLSAPASTSPSSRSRM